Below is a window of Metamycoplasma cloacale DNA.
TTAATTATTCTAGCTTCAACATTAGATCCTCTGTTAAGAAGTATATTATTTGAATTGAGATGAAAATCATTTAAATGAATTAAGTGAAGCCAAAGAATTGCAGTTTAATAAAAAGTCGACATCTGTCGACTTTTATTTTCTTTTTTGTATTATAACAACAGTCTCAATATGTGGTGTTTGAGGAAACATATCAAAAGTTTGAACATCTTGGATGACATAACCGTATTTATCAAACTCTATTAAGTCTCTTGACAACGTTCTTGGGTTACAGCTAACATAAACAATGTTTTTAACATTTTTACCCGCGGTTAATTTTATCGTTTCGTTATCCAAACCATTTCTTGGAGGATCAAACACTATTAAATCAAAATTTTTGTTTGTATTTTTTAAAAAATTATGAGTATTATCAATAACCATTTCAATGTTATTTAAATTATTTAAGGTTTTATTTTTATTAAAACTTTCTAATGCTGATTTAGTTATTTCAATGGATGTTACTTCTTTGAATTCACTTGATAAAATCATTCCAATTATTCCAACACCAGCATAAGTGTCTAATAAAGTGTTTTTTGTGAAATTCAATTCTTTTATTTTGTTTTTAATTCAAACAAACATATTGTGCATTTGTGCTTCATTCACTTGATAAAAGGTATTGTAATCAAGTTTAAAAATCAAATTATCAAAGTTGTGTTCAATTGTTGAATTGTGATAAATATAACTCTTTTTAATAACTACTAAATTTTTCTCAACAACACTAACAACAAAATTTGTATTTAAATCATTTGTTTGTTTATATATATAATCAATGATTTCTTTATTATTTAAATCATTTAAAACATTGAACACCACAAAGGTTTCACTACCATATATTGAACCTTGAATTGTAATGTTTTGTAAATTAATTTGTTTTGTTCATTCGATAATTTCTTTATTATCGGTATTAAAAATTCTTGATATTGATTCACTAACTTTTTTAACAGAAGGAATAACTAAATCTAGTGATTTTTGCACAACTATATTGTGTGAGCATTTTTCATAAAAACCACATTCAATTTTATTTGACTTTATATTAATTTGAAAAGTTATTTTATTTCGATAATTTCATTCAGATATTGAGGAAATAATACGATTTTTTATCTCGTAATTATTATTTCTTTTAAACAATTTCTCAATTATTTCATTTTTAAAATTCAATTGTTCATTATACGCTAGATGCATAAGAGATGCTGAACCAGATTTATATAATTCTTGATTATTTATTTCTGTTCTTTTAAGTGATTTATTTATAAAGTTAATAATTTCTGCTAAATAAAATTTTGAACCCTTTTGAATTATTTTTACATCAACTACTTCATTAGTGATTCCATTTAATACAAAAATAGGTTTATCAAATTGTCGATTAACCCCATATCCTTCATAGCTAATTTCTTCAATTGAAATATTTTTAAGAATTGAATTAATTTCCATCATTTTATTTTCCTAAACAAAATTTTGAAAAAATATTGTCTAACAACGCTTCATTGTCATGTTTTTTATTCAATATTTCTCTTAAATTCTCTCACGCTTTAGTTAAGTCTAAAATAACAACTTCAGGTCCGAAGTTTGCATCCAATCCTTGTTTAACTTCTTGTAAGTTTAATAGTGTTGATTTCAATAAAGAAAGTTGTCTTTGGTTATAAAGAATATCTTTATCATCTAAATTTATATTTTGGTATTTTTCTACCATTTTACTTTTTAGTTCTCATAAAGATTTTTCTTTTGTTGATATGCAAACTTTATTTAAGGGTAATTTAGTTTTGATTAAATCTTTTTTATTCAAAACATCAATATATTGTTTATCTTTTGATAATTCTTTAATTATCTTATCTTCTTTATTTTCTCTCTTGCCAGGCTCATGAATATGAATAACAATTTGCGCTTCTTTAATAGCTTCTTTAGATTTTTCAATTCCAATTGATTCAATTTTATTTTTTGTATCTCTAATACCTGCTGTATCAATTAATTTAAATAAAATGCCAGCTATTTCAAATTCGCCTTCAACAATATCTCTTGTAGTTCCTGCAATATTTGTTACAATAGCTTTTTCTTTACCGATTAATAAATTTAATAATGATGATTTTCCGACGTTTGGTCTTCCTACAATAGCAACATTAATTCCTCTATAGATATCATTAGCGTTTTCAGATTTATTAATTATGATTTTGATTTTTTGTTCTAATCCATTAACCAATTTTTTTAATTTATCAATATTGATTTGTTCAATATCATTGTAATCTGAATAATCAATATTGATTTCAACAATTGAAATAATATTTAGTATTTCTTGTTCTAATGATTCGATTAAATGATTTATTTGAGGATTAAATTGTGAGATAGCAATTTCTGCTTGTTTATTTGTTTTAGCGTGAATTAAAGCGTTAATAGCTTCTGCTTTTTCTAAAGTTATTTTACCGTTTAAATATGCTCTTCTGGTAAATTCGCCCCTTTCAGCTAATCTTGCACCGTTTGCAATTAATAAATTTAATATTTTATTAGTTACAATAATTCCACCATGTGCATTTATTTCGATTGTATCTTCACCGGTGTAGTTTTTATTTCCGATAAAGAAGTTAACTAAAACTTCGTCAATTATTTTACCCGTTGAATTATCTATAATATTTCCATATGTTATTGTTTTATCAGTCCCAATTTTACCTGTATAGATTTTTTGTAAAATTTTAATTGAATCTTCACCACTTAATCTAATTATAGATATTGCTTGATTAATATTTCCAGATGAAATTGCTACTATTGTATCGTTATAAGTCATAATATAAAATTATATAAAATATATTTAAAATATTAAAATTGAAATAAAGTTAAGTTTGTTAAATCTATAAAAATAAAAAGAGTTGTTTATATTGTTAATTAGTAATAAAAAAGCCTTAAATTAAATATAAAAATAAAGAAATATTTATGTTAATAAAAAGCAAATAATTTTAACATTTTGTTATCAATTTGTTTAAAATATTTTTAATATTTTATATGATATAATTTTGTGTATAAAGGAATTCGAAAATTGATAGATTTTAGTATATTTAGAAACTTTAATAAAACTGCATATATATATATATATATATATATATATAATTTTTGAATCTCTTTTAAAAAATGAAATAATCAAAAGAAATTTTAACAAAGACAACAAATTTAAGTAATTTGATTGCTTAAATTTGTTGTCTTTGTTTTGCAAAAATCAGTTAAATATGTTCGAATTTAAAATCCAATAGGGGGAAATAAATGTCAAGTATTAAAAAAAGAAAATTGATTTTACTTTCTTTATCTTTGACTGGACTTACAGTTTCAACAATTGCTTCAAGTTTTTATTACTTTACTAATAAAAATGATTTTAATATTGAGTTTAAAAATTCTAAAGATGAATTAGATAAAACAATTAAAGATGGTGAATCAACGCTACCTAATTTAACTAATGATGATGATAAAACTAATTTAGATAATGCAATTAATAAAGCAAAAGATACAATAAATAATCCAGATAGTAGTAAAGATGATCTAGATAAAGCTAAAGATGAATTGAATAAAGTTATTGAAGAGGTTAAAGATAACCAAATTAAACGCAACATCGCTGCTTTAAAATTAGACTTGCTAGCTAAAATTAATGAAGGTAGATCACTTGAAACTAATCCTGATTTAGTTGATGAAGTTGTAAAACAAGCGTTGTCAACTGCAATTAACGATGGTCAAAAAGTATATGATAATGCAAGTGCAACATTATCTGATGTTG
It encodes the following:
- the rlmD gene encoding 23S rRNA (uracil(1939)-C(5))-methyltransferase RlmD, with translation MMEINSILKNISIEEISYEGYGVNRQFDKPIFVLNGITNEVVDVKIIQKGSKFYLAEIINFINKSLKRTEINNQELYKSGSASLMHLAYNEQLNFKNEIIEKLFKRNNNYEIKNRIISSISEWNYRNKITFQINIKSNKIECGFYEKCSHNIVVQKSLDLVIPSVKKVSESISRIFNTDNKEIIEWTKQINLQNITIQGSIYGSETFVVFNVLNDLNNKEIIDYIYKQTNDLNTNFVVSVVEKNLVVIKKSYIYHNSTIEHNFDNLIFKLDYNTFYQVNEAQMHNMFVWIKNKIKELNFTKNTLLDTYAGVGIIGMILSSEFKEVTSIEITKSALESFNKNKTLNNLNNIEMVIDNTHNFLKNTNKNFDLIVFDPPRNGLDNETIKLTAGKNVKNIVYVSCNPRTLSRDLIEFDKYGYVIQDVQTFDMFPQTPHIETVVIIQKRK
- the mnmE gene encoding tRNA uridine-5-carboxymethylaminomethyl(34) synthesis GTPase MnmE codes for the protein MTYNDTIVAISSGNINQAISIIRLSGEDSIKILQKIYTGKIGTDKTITYGNIIDNSTGKIIDEVLVNFFIGNKNYTGEDTIEINAHGGIIVTNKILNLLIANGARLAERGEFTRRAYLNGKITLEKAEAINALIHAKTNKQAEIAISQFNPQINHLIESLEQEILNIISIVEINIDYSDYNDIEQINIDKLKKLVNGLEQKIKIIINKSENANDIYRGINVAIVGRPNVGKSSLLNLLIGKEKAIVTNIAGTTRDIVEGEFEIAGILFKLIDTAGIRDTKNKIESIGIEKSKEAIKEAQIVIHIHEPGKRENKEDKIIKELSKDKQYIDVLNKKDLIKTKLPLNKVCISTKEKSLWELKSKMVEKYQNINLDDKDILYNQRQLSLLKSTLLNLQEVKQGLDANFGPEVVILDLTKAWENLREILNKKHDNEALLDNIFSKFCLGK